DNA from Lentibacillus amyloliquefaciens:
TCCACCGGCCTGCCGCTTCGTGAAACGCCATTCACATTCATTCGAAAAGCTTTTGCAAGTCGTGCCACTTCTTTGCCAATCGCACCGGTCCCGGCAATAAGCATTGTTTTGCCGCTCAGCTCACTCATCCTTACCGACCGGTCCCAATTTCTTTCTGCTTCGTTTGCTATAACCTGTTTAACCTGGCGAGTGACCTGCAGCAGCATGGCAAACGCATATTCCGCCATCGGGGTTTTATGGATACCTCTTGCGTTTGTCACCATAATGCCACGTTGGCTGATTGCCTCAAACGGCATTTTTTCCAACCCCGCAGACAGCACCATAATCCATTTTAGTTGGGAGGCCTCGTCAATCAAACGAGCGTTCAAATCATTACCATAGGTTACAACAACATCCGCTCGCTTTAAATCCTTTTTGGCATCATCCATATTTTGGCAAAAAATAAAATTGATATCAGGATAGTTTTCACGGAGTCGTGTGCGATGTTTTTCAGAAACTTTTACTGAAAAAAGGATAATCACTATAATGCCTCCCCGTATTGTCTTGTCCCCATCGTAACCGTTTTCGGAGCAAAATTCCATTAATTTTCCCGGATGATTGAAAGATTCTCTGTATTCTATACATTAAAAACAGCCCACCCGTAGATGGACTGTTAACATTAAGTCAGCTTGCTTCCCGCAAATAGCCAAGGGCTTCTTCCACATGCCCGTCCACTTTAACTTTGCGGAATTCTTTCTGCAGATTGCCTTCTTTATCAATGATGAAAGTTGACCGTTCGATGCCGTCATTCCATACACCGTAATCTTCTGCAGCTTGGTGATCGACATCCGCCAGCAGCATAAACGGCAGATCATGTTTATCAATGAACTTCTGGTGACTTTCAACCGGATCGGGACTGACGCCGATAATAACTGCATTGAGATCACTGAATTTTTCCTTATTATCACGGAAGTCACACGCTTCGTTCGTGCAGCCTGGTGTCATATCTTTCGGATAAAAATAGAGAACAATATTCTGACCCTTGTAGTCGGACAGGCTGATTTGCTCGCCGTCCTGATTGTTCAATGTAAACTCAGGCGCTTGTTTGCCTACTTCTGCACGCATTGATATCCCTCCATTATTACTCCAATAATAGGTGCTAAAACAAGAATGTCTTAAACACCCTAATATGTCCACTATAGCATATCATCATTTCTCTCTCTATTATACTGATTATTTTGTACAATTTTCAAGACAAACGCAGCCGGCAGAACATAACCGATCAGTGCCTGGATGAGCGCTATGATTCTACCGATTCCAATCGGCGTGATATCCCCGTACCCAATCGTCAATAAGGTCACTCCACTGAAATAAAACGAATGAATCAACGAGCCAAACATACTGACTTCCCGAAGTTCGCCGCCTTCAACAAGCAAAATATGATTCATCGACAACACAAAATAAATAAGCCCAAAACCAAGTATGACGATCAAATAAATCATAAGTAATGTATAAAAAATTTCAAAAGAGAACTGGCCTTCGTGCACATGCATACGTTCACGGGTTTTTCCGCCACGGATAAAATCCAAAATACTGACTGCGACAACAACAGCAACCCCAATTGCAACAATTAGCGATATAACATCCATAATATCACCTGCTTATTCTCATCCTATGCTTATCCATTTGCTGAATTGCCATATATTTTTTCTGATGAGGTCAATCGGGTATAATCAGTATCGGAATCTTTTTTAGAAAATTATTTTGGAGGCAGTACGAATGAATTTCTCAACATCAAAAGCATTGCATGACGAAGCGCTTAACCATATTGTCGGAGGCGTCAACTCCCCGTCGCGTGCCTATAAAGGGGTTGGCGGCGGTACACCTGTTTACATGGATCATGGAAAAGGGGCCTATTTCTGGGACGTCGATGGCAATCAATACATTGATTACCTCGGCGCTTACGGACCAATTATTACCGGCCATGGCCACCCGCATATCGCTGAGGCCATCTCTAATGCTGCAAAAACCGGCGTTTTATACGGCACACCGACAAAGCTTGAAAATCAATTCGCGAAAATGCTGAAATCAGCTATCCCGTCTCTTGAAAAAGTGCGATTTACCAATTCCGGAACAGAAGCTGTGATGACAACCGTCCGGGTAGCCAGAGCTTATACAGGCCGGAACAAAATCATCAAATTCTCCGGTAGCTATCACGGCCACTTTGACTCAGTGCTGGTTGAAGCCGGGTCTGGCCCGGCAACATTGGGAACCCCGGATTCAGCAGGCATTCCGCAATCAGTTG
Protein-coding regions in this window:
- a CDS encoding potassium channel family protein produces the protein MDVISLIVAIGVAVVVAVSILDFIRGGKTRERMHVHEGQFSFEIFYTLLMIYLIVILGFGLIYFVLSMNHILLVEGGELREVSMFGSLIHSFYFSGVTLLTIGYGDITPIGIGRIIALIQALIGYVLPAAFVLKIVQNNQYNRERNDDML
- a CDS encoding D-2-hydroxyacid dehydrogenase, yielding MIILFSVKVSEKHRTRLRENYPDINFIFCQNMDDAKKDLKRADVVVTYGNDLNARLIDEASQLKWIMVLSAGLEKMPFEAISQRGIMVTNARGIHKTPMAEYAFAMLLQVTRQVKQVIANEAERNWDRSVRMSELSGKTMLIAGTGAIGKEVARLAKAFRMNVNGVSRSGRPVENFDQTVKHDELGKLLPEADFLVSVLPSTKETNRFFTFDHFRKMPANAVFLNMGRGDAVEEDTILKAVREGEIAHAVLDVFDQEPLPEDHPFWTEDNITITPHISGVSPHYHRRALEIFDENLQTYLNGGTDYKNEIDLTRGY
- the bcp gene encoding thioredoxin-dependent thiol peroxidase codes for the protein MRAEVGKQAPEFTLNNQDGEQISLSDYKGQNIVLYFYPKDMTPGCTNEACDFRDNKEKFSDLNAVIIGVSPDPVESHQKFIDKHDLPFMLLADVDHQAAEDYGVWNDGIERSTFIIDKEGNLQKEFRKVKVDGHVEEALGYLREAS